A region of Sparus aurata chromosome 8, fSpaAur1.1, whole genome shotgun sequence DNA encodes the following proteins:
- the LOC115587269 gene encoding uncharacterized protein LOC115587269, translated as MSLEDFWPQSFDNMGRTRGNKDKKDVPTEPDGDTQDGDQAEFAAVDGLDPGFAKALSVMTSYIIKVIDDKLSPLVETIYKNTTEIQAACKWLDEAEARLLAVENSAETQEPRIVELEKQVSALTESLDMAENYSRRLNIRVVGLPEDTETGQPVEFFESWLPRVLKMTTKAGRIKLERAHRTLAPKPDPNRSPRSVLLRFPGRGLNLQWSQGLFLQRFLLDGDKETQGIRCGETAAARARVAVCYAVSGYSTGDTRELQKEVFHTGGGTRLH; from the coding sequence ATGTCCTTGGAAGACTTTTGGCCACAGTCTTTTGACAATATGGGAAGAAcgagaggaaacaaagacaaaaaagacgTCCCGACCGAGCCCGACGGCGACACACAAGATGGCGACCAGGCCGAATTTGCAGCCGTAGATGGGCTTGACCCTGGCTTTGCTAAAGCTCTGAGCGTAATGACCAGTTACATTATTAAAGTTATTGATGATAAACTTAGCCCTCTGGTCGAGACCATCTACAAAAATACCACGGAGATCCAGGCCGCTTGCAAGTGGCTGGATGAAGCAGAGGCTAGGCTATTAGCAGTTGAAAACTCCGCCGAGACACAAGAGCCGAGGATTGTGGAGCTGGAAAAGCAGGTCAGCGCCCTCACGGAGAGTCTGGACATGGCCGAGAACTACAGCCGGCGCCTAAACATTCGAGTTGTCGGCCTGCCGGAGGATACGGAGACTGGGCAGCCGGTGGAATTTTTCGAGTCATGGCTACCTCGCGTCCTAAAGATGACCACGAAAGCAGGCCGCATAAAGTTGGAGAGAGCCCACCGCACCCTCGCACCGAAGCCGGACCCGAACAGGAGCCCCAGGTCGGTGCTGCTACGATTTCCAGGACGGGGGCTTAACCTACAATGGAGCCAGGGTCTCTTTCTACAGCGATTTCTCCTCGACGGTGATAAAGAAACGCAAGGCATACGATGCGGTGAAACAGCAGCTGCGAGAGCGAGGGTTGCCGTATGCTATGCTGTTTCCGGCTACTCTACAGGTGACACACGGGAGCTCCAAAAAGAGGTTTTCCACACCGGAGGAGGTACGCGCCTTCATTGA
- the LOC115587267 gene encoding glutamic acid-rich protein-like isoform X2, protein MAPTTAAERQRKYRARLKSDPDRREKYLQSERERWRKNVEEGKKKAVKDLSEREHRQKRKMWRAAYKRSKERRIALKNICTPPHSPDQGDHPEQSPQPGSSRQRLVARKRDRKERKLKRQIEELKEKVEKERKKKEKYRKRCQRLRKQSDSPQSKRQPGRVEQQQVPYCLLMMLLRT, encoded by the exons ATGgcaccaacaacagcagcagaaaggcAGAGGAAGTATCGGGCACGGCTTAAAAGTGATCCAGATAGAAGGGAGAAATATCTGCAGAGTGAACgtgagagatggagaaagaatGTAGAGGAAGGGAAAAAGAAAGCAGTTAAAGACCTAAGTGAAAGAGAACATCGGCAGAAACGAAAAATGTGGAGAGCAGCTTACAAAAGGAGCAAGGAGAGAAGAATAGCGCTCAAGAACATATGCACTCCTCCACACAGTCCAGATCAGGGAGACCACCCAGAGCAGTCTCCGCAGCCAGGATCTTCAAG gCAACGTCTGGTGGCACGGAAGAgggacagaaaagaaagaaagctcaAGAGGCAAATAGAAGAACTTAAGGAAAAAGtcgaaaaagaaagaaaaaagaaggaaaaatacagaaaaaggtGTCAACGTTTAAGGAAACAATCTGATTCACCACAGTCAAAG AGACAGCCAGGGAgagtggagcagcagcaggtcccTTATTGTCTCCTGATGATGTTACTGAGGACATGA
- the LOC115587267 gene encoding uncharacterized protein LOC115587267 isoform X1, protein MAPTTAAERQRKYRARLKSDPDRREKYLQSERERWRKNVEEGKKKAVKDLSEREHRQKRKMWRAAYKRSKERRIALKNICTPPHSPDQGDHPEQSPQPGSSRQRLVARKRDRKERKLKRQIEELKEKVEKERKKKEKYRKRCQRLRKQSDSPQSKVKQLTANCPVNPQIKKTLLYHQSLIQDISNKYKHATKDRERQLIAKVTTGRIVKKYRLQKFASESLGFSNKHFKHNESLHFERNKTSRFTDDLKKKVKAFYLRDDVSRITTGTKQTLTVNKVKMQKRFLADTLQNIHRRFLAENPKQKISYSLFCHLRPFWVVNPTISERDTCMCKLHENLSFVAVKLSQLKLTETANLEQLVEMVCCNSSNKSCMYGECVHCKDKSVPISSAYNSTANVSFTQWVTEEKEMEKKKEGEKATVKVTFKKSVEGTQEDLIELLHSYIKRFKQHHFNIKQQYAFCRELKKNMSGEEALIHVDFSENYSCKYSSQVQAVHFGASHQQATLHTGVLYVGRHPEPVCFSTISPSRHKGPPAIWQHLHPVLDYLQAQHPQVSVLHFLNDGPCTQYKQRGNFFLFATELDRRGFKAGSWNFFEASHGKGAPDGVGGALKRAADMMVAKGRDIPDAAELYKALTESNTTVKLFFVKSQDVEEAIEKMPKLIPAVPGTMRIHQVITLAPGEMLSRDVSCMCTTRKQFNCKCFNTQCFSFGQKRTTAVPQPASGGNPENDIQWESPELIGKWCILRYDDDLYPGVILNIQETHVQVKCMHRVGSNRFYWPHQDDILWYLFDDVLEVIPPPQPVTKRHVEVLKEVWNRLTV, encoded by the exons ATGgcaccaacaacagcagcagaaaggcAGAGGAAGTATCGGGCACGGCTTAAAAGTGATCCAGATAGAAGGGAGAAATATCTGCAGAGTGAACgtgagagatggagaaagaatGTAGAGGAAGGGAAAAAGAAAGCAGTTAAAGACCTAAGTGAAAGAGAACATCGGCAGAAACGAAAAATGTGGAGAGCAGCTTACAAAAGGAGCAAGGAGAGAAGAATAGCGCTCAAGAACATATGCACTCCTCCACACAGTCCAGATCAGGGAGACCACCCAGAGCAGTCTCCGCAGCCAGGATCTTCAAG gCAACGTCTGGTGGCACGGAAGAgggacagaaaagaaagaaagctcaAGAGGCAAATAGAAGAACTTAAGGAAAAAGtcgaaaaagaaagaaaaaagaaggaaaaatacagaaaaaggtGTCAACGTTTAAGGAAACAATCTGATTCACCACAGTCAAAGGTAAAGCAACTAACTGCAAATTGCCCTGTTAACCCCCAGATCAAAAAGACATTGCTTTACCACCAATCACTAATTCAGGACATCagtaataaatacaaacatgccACCAAGGATAGGGAAAGACAGCTGATTGCAAAAGTTACAACAGGGAGGATTGTAAAAAAATACAGGTTGCAAAAATTTGCCAGTGAATCTCTTGGATTTTCAAATAAGCATTTCAAACATAACGAGAGtcttcattttgaaagaaataAGACCAGCAGGTTCACtgatgacttaaaaaaaaaagtcaaggcatTCTATCTGAGAGATGATGTCAGTAGGATCACCACAGgaaccaaacaaacactcacagtgAACAAGGTCAAGATGCAGAAGAGGTTCCTGGCAGATACACTGCAAAATATTCATAGAAGATTTTTAGCAgaaaatccaaaacaaaaaatatcatATTCCCTTTTCTGTCATCTTCGCCCTTTTTGGGTTGTCAATCCAACAATCTCTGAACGAGACACATGCATGTGTAAATTGCATGAAAATCTGAGCTTTGTGGCTGTGAAGCTCAGTCAGCTGAAACTTACTGAGACTGCCAATCTGGAACAGTTGGTAGAGATGGTGTGCTGCAACTCATCCAACAAAAGCTGCATGTATGGAGAGTGTGTCCACTGCAAGGACAAGAGTGTCCCCATCTCAAGTGCTTATAACAGTACTGCAAATGTGTCTTTTACCCAGTGGGTAACAGAAgagaaggagatggagaaaaagaaagagggcgAAAAGGCAACTGTCAAGGTGACGTTTAAGAAATCTGTGGAGGGCACACAAGAGGACCTCATTGAGCTCCTCCACAGCTACATAAAGCGATTTAAACAGCATCACTTTAACATTAAGCAGCAATATGCCTTCTGCCGTGAGCTGAAAAAGAACATGTCAGGGGAAGAGGCTTTGATACATGTTGACTTTTCTGAAAATTACAGCTGTAAATACAGCTCCCAAGTTCAGGCGGTCCACTTTGGGGCTTCACATCAGCAGGCCACCCTTCATACTGGTGTGCTGTATGTTGGCAGACACCCAGAGCCTGTGTGCTTCAGCACCATCTCCCCCAGTAGACACAAAGGCCCTCCAGCAATATGGCAACACCTACATCCTGTGCTGGATTACCTTCAGGCCCAACATCCACAAGTGTCTGtgctgcactttttaaatgaTGGCCCCTGTACTCAGTACAAACAACGAGGCAACTTCTTCCTTTTCGCCACAGAGCTGGACAGAAGAGGATTCAAGGCTGGTTCTTGGAACTTTTTCGAGGCTAGTCACGGGAAAGGAGCACCAGATGGTGTGGGGGGGGCCTTAAAAAGAGCAGCTGATATGATGGTGGCAAAGGGCCGTGACATCCCAGATGCAGCAGAGTTGTACAAGGCCTTGACTGagtcaaacacaacagtgaaacTGTTCTTTGTGAAAAGTCAAGATGTTGAGGAAGCAATAGAGAAAATGCCAAAGCTGATACCAGCAGTTCCTGGCACCATGAGAATTCACCAGGTCATTACTCTGGCTCCAGGAGAAATGCTATCTCGTGATGTAAGCTGCATGTGCACAACACGGAAGCAGTTTAACTGCAAGTGCTTCAACACCCAGTGTTTCAGTTTTGGCCAGAAGAGAACAACTGCTGTGCCACAGCCAGCCAGTGGAGGGAATCCAGAAAATGATATCCAATGGGAAAGTCCAGAGCTGATTGGGAAATGGTGTATTCTCAGATATGATGATGATTTATATCCAGGCGTCATTCTGAACATACAGGAAACACACGTCCAGGTCAAATGCATGCATCGTGTCGGTTCAAACCGATTCTACTGGCCGCATCAGGATGATATCCTCTGGTACTTGTTTGACGATGTCCTTGAAGTCATCCCACCCCCGCAGCCTGTGACAAAGCGCCATGTGGAGGTCTTGAAAGAGGTGTGGAACCGACTCACAGTCTGA
- the LOC115587268 gene encoding uncharacterized protein LOC115587268, producing MPIQHTLDITPLPFTAPEFQAMPKARCVSCQEYVPLQLLSLHVKTCAKTKGNDGNKSDNDIIDLDHMVFDAENVVSTDVQSSSWLAHKVKSGYLKSLLMLVSGAEPTLSVPCLHPPILPTAHVLISAAGIMCPPATVPPKKGLSSGITCPPESRPSDSTMIIYSELFTEDDILTHASACGEKDTNEQQTDTFDDTDEQHDYNSWWLPSNGKASALSLLCLSAVCMGQELCLVSPSVTISCFSLVRINSVNLTIACVLSLLIRTEQEGYSYMGPINVDQKKAITDAVTLHGLLRLIPILNQLREELRLYGVDEVLGHHDQMCKQLFVPGFIQE from the exons ATGCCCATCCAGCACACACTGGACATTACTCCCTTGCCCTTTACAGCTCCAGAGTTCCAGGCTATGCCAAAAGCCCGTTGCGTGTCATGCCAGGAGTATGTTCCCCTGCAGCTCCTAAGCCTCCACGTTAAAACATGTGCCAAGACTAAAGGCAATGACGGG AACAAATCTGATAATGACATCATTGACTTGGATCATATGGTCTTCGACGCTGAGAATGTG GTGTCCACTGATGTGCAGTCGTCATCATGGTTGGCGCATAAG gtaaagtctggatatctgaagagtctgttgatgctggtcagtggggccgaaccgaccctctccgtcccctgCTTGCATCCTCCCATCCTGCCGACAGCGCATGTTCTCATCTCCGCCGCTGGCATTATGTGCCCACCTGCGACTGTCCCGCCGAAAAAGGGTCTCTCATCCGGCATTacgtgcccgccagagagt agaccatctgacagcacaatgataatctacag TGAGCTGTTTACAGAGGATGACATCCTTACACATGCCAGTGCCTGTGGGGAGAA agacacaaatgaaCAGCAAACCGATACCTTTGATGACACCGATGAACAACATGATTACAACAG ttgGTGGTTGCCTAGCAACGGTAAAGCGTCAGCTCTTTCCCTTCTATGTTTGTCCGCTGTGTGTATG GGGCAGGAGCTGTGCTTGGTGTCTCCGTCAGTAACCATCAgctgtttctctcttgtcag AATAAATTCCGTGAACCTGACTATAGCCTGTGTGTTGTCTCTACTGATCCGAACCGAACAAGAGGGTTACAGTTACATGGGCCCAATTAATGTTGACCAGAAAAAGGCCATCACAGA TGCTGTTACTTTGCATGGACTGTTGAGGCTCATCCCAATCCTGAACCAGCTACGTGAGGAGTTGAGGCTGTATGGAGTAGATGAGGTTTTGGGCCACCATGACCAGATGTGCAAGCAACTATTTGTTCCTGGCTTCATACAGGAG TGA